One genomic region from Marmota flaviventris isolate mMarFla1 chromosome 6, mMarFla1.hap1, whole genome shotgun sequence encodes:
- the Dll1 gene encoding delta-like protein 1: MGRRSALALAVVSALLCQVWSSGVFELKLQEFVNKKGLLGNRNCCRGGAGPPCACRTFFRVCLKHYQASVSPEPPCTYGSAVTPVLGVDSFSLPDGEDAGADAAFSNPIRFPFGFTWPGTFSLIIEALHTDSPDDLATENPERLISRLATQRHLTVGEEWSQDLHSSGRTDLKYSYRFVCDEHYYGEGCSVFCRPRDDAFGHFTCGERGEKVCNPGWKGQYCTEPICLPGCDEQHGFCDKPGECKCRVGWQGRYCDQCIRYPGCLHGTCQQPWQCNCQEGWGGLFCNQDLNYCTHHKPCKNGATCTNTGQGSYTCSCRPGYMGATCELEMDECDPSPCKNGGSCMDLENGYSCTCPPGFYGRICELSAMTCADGPCFNGGRCSDNPEGGYTCRCPGGYSGFNCEKKMDHCSSSPCSNGAKCVDLGDAYLCRCHAGFSGRHCEDNVDDCASSPCAHGGTCRDGVNDYSCTCPPGYTGRNCSAPVSRCEHMPCHNGATCHERGPRYMCECAQGYGGPNCQFLLPEPPGPMVKYEGGPFPWVAVCAGVVLVLMLLLGCAAVVVCVRLRLQKQRPPADPCRGETETMNNLASCQREKDVSVSVIGATQIKNTNKKADFQGDGADKNGFKARYPAVDYNLVQDLKGEEAAGRDAHSKRDAKCQPQGSTGEEKGTVATLRGGEAPERKRPESLHSTSKDTKYQSVYVISDEKDECVIATEV; encoded by the exons ATGGGCCGTCGAAGTGCGCTGGCCCTAGCTGTAGTGTCCGCCCTGCTGTGTCAG GTCTGGAGCTCGGGCGTCTTTGAGCTGAAGCTACAGGAGTTCGTCAACAAGAAGGGGCTGCTGGGGAATCGCAATTGCTGCCGCGGGGGCGCTGGCCCGCCATGCGCGTGCAGGACCTTCTTCCGCGTGTGCCTCAAGCACTACCAAGCCAGCGTGTCCCCCGAGCCGCCCTGCACCTACGGCAGCGCAGTCACACCGGTGTTGGGCGTTGATTCCTTCAGCTTGCCCGACGGCGAGGACGCCGGAGCCGACGCTGCTTTCAGTAACCCCATCCGCTTCCCCTTTGGCTTCACCTGGCCG gGCACCTTCTCTCTGATCATTGAAGCCCTGCACACAGACTCTCCTGATGACCTAGCAACAG aaAACCCAGAAAGGCTCATCAGCCGCCTGGCCACACAGAGGCACCTGACGGTGGGCGAGGAGTGGTCTCAGGACCTGCATAGCAGTGGCCGCACAGATCTCAAGTACTCCTACCGCTTCGTATGCGATGAGCACTACTATGGGGAGGGCTGCTCTGTGTTTTGCCGCCCGCGGGACGATGCCTTCGGCCACTTCACctgtggggagagaggggagaaggtGTGCAACCCCGGCTGGAAGGGCCAGTACTGCACAGAAC CAATCTGCCTGCCAGGGTGTGATGAGCAGCATGGATTTTGTGACAAGCCAGGGGAATGCAA GTGCAGAGTGGGCTGGCAGGGCCGGTACTGTGACCAGTGCATCCGATACCCAGGCTGCCTCCATGGCACCTGCCAGCAGCCTTGGCAGTGTAACTGCCAGGAAGGCTGGGGGGGCCTTTTCTGCAACCAGG ACCTGAACTACTGCACACACCACAAACCCTGCAAGAACGGGGCCACCTGCACCAACACAGGCCAGGGGAGTTACACATGCTCCTGTCGACCTGGGTACATGGGTGCCACTTGTGAGCTGGAGATGGATGAGTGcgaccccagcccctgcaagAATGGAGGAAGCTGCATG GACCTGGAGAATGGCTACTCCTGCACCTGCCCTCCCGGCTTCTACGGCAGAATCTGTGAGCTGAGTGCCATGACCTGTGCAGATGGTCCCTGCTTCAACGGGGGGCGCTGCTCAGACAATCCTGAAGGGGGCTACACCTGCCGCTGCCCTGGGGGTTACTCTGGCTTCAACTGCGAGAAGAAGATGGATCACTGCAGCTCTTCACCCTGCTCTAATG GTGCCAAGTGTGTGGACCTCGGGGATGCCTATCTGTGCCGCTGCCATGCAGGCTTTTCCGGGAGGCACTGTGAGGACAACGTGGACGACTGTGCCTCCTCCCCGTGTGCGCATGGGGGCACCTGCCGGGATGGGGTGAATGACTACTCCTGCACCTGTCCCCCTGGCTACACGGGCAGGAACTGCAGCGCCCCTGTGAGCAGGTGCGAGCACATGCCGTGCCACAACGGGGCCACCTGCCACGAGAGGGGCCCGCGCTACATGTGCGAGTGCGCCCAGGGCTACGGGGGTCCCAACTGCCAGTTCCTGCTCCCTGAGCCACCCGGCCCCATGGTGAAGTACGAGGGTGGGCCCTTCCCCTGGGTGGCTGTGTGTGCCGGAGTCGTCCTGGTCCTCATGCTGCTGCTGGGCTGCGCTGCTGTGGTGGTCTGTGTCCGGCTGAGGCTGCAGAAACAGCGACCGCCAGCTGACCCCTGCCGGGGGGAGACGGAAACCATGAATAACCTGGCCAGCTGCCAGCGCGAGAAGGACGTCTCGGTCAGCGTCATCGGGGCCACGCAGATTAAGAACACCAACAAGAAGGCCGACTTCCAGGGGGATGGCGCGGACAAGAATGGTTTCAAGGCCCGGTACCCTGCGGTGGACTATAACCTCGTGCAGGACCTCAAGGGCGAAGAAGCTGCAGGCAGGGATGCGCACAGCAAGCGAGATGCCAAGTGCCAGCCTCAGGGCTCCACAGGGGAGGAGAAGGGCACAGTGGCCACACTCAGGGG GGGAGAAGCACCTGAGAGGAAAAGGCCAGAGTCCCTCCACTCCACCTCGAAGGACACCAAGTACCAGTCGGTGTACGTCATATCAGACGAGAAGGACGAGTGCGTCATAGCAACTGAG GTGTAA